One genomic window of Aquisalimonas sp. 2447 includes the following:
- a CDS encoding type II toxin-antitoxin system Phd/YefM family antitoxin — protein MDAISYTAARTNLAKTMEQVCEDHSPVIITRSKARSVVMISLEDYEALQETAYLLRAPKNARRLLESVAELEQDGGQEKELLE, from the coding sequence ATGGATGCCATAAGCTACACAGCCGCCAGAACGAACCTGGCGAAAACCATGGAACAGGTCTGTGAAGACCACTCGCCAGTCATCATTACGCGCAGCAAAGCGCGGTCGGTGGTCATGATTTCCCTTGAGGACTACGAAGCGCTGCAGGAGACTGCTTACCTGTTGCGTGCACCGAAAAATGCCCGTCGCCTGTTGGAATCCGTTGCCGAACTGGAGCAAGACGGTGGTCAGGAAAAGGAACTTCTTGAATGA
- a CDS encoding peptidylprolyl isomerase, which translates to MSIHVNGIEISSRAINIESAYHQESGADPRYAQRRAAVALTVRELLKQRAEQLRMEVPDEDDALDPVIDELIAEEVHIPEADTETCRRWYEQNPSRFRSPDLAEVRHILIAGHPEDLKEREQARTTAEQLIEELQHNPGVFAERAKQYSRCPSAEQGGWLGQVSNGETVPEFEDAVLRLPVGLAEQPIKTRYGFHVVDVLQHVSGEQLPFEAVEARIKEYLEVVSRQRAISQYIKLLAGEAEIRGIDLDQAESLLIQ; encoded by the coding sequence ATGTCCATCCACGTCAACGGCATCGAAATCTCGAGCCGGGCCATCAACATCGAGTCCGCGTATCACCAGGAGTCCGGTGCCGATCCGCGCTACGCACAGCGCCGTGCAGCGGTGGCACTGACGGTCCGCGAGCTCCTCAAGCAACGCGCCGAGCAGCTGCGCATGGAGGTTCCCGACGAGGACGATGCGCTGGATCCGGTGATCGACGAACTCATCGCCGAGGAAGTCCACATCCCTGAAGCGGACACCGAAACCTGCCGTCGCTGGTATGAGCAGAACCCGTCGCGCTTCCGCTCGCCGGATCTGGCCGAGGTGCGTCACATCCTCATCGCCGGCCATCCGGAGGATCTCAAGGAGCGCGAGCAGGCGCGTACCACCGCCGAGCAGCTCATCGAGGAGTTGCAGCACAACCCCGGCGTCTTCGCCGAGCGGGCGAAGCAGTACTCGCGCTGCCCGTCGGCGGAGCAGGGCGGGTGGCTGGGTCAGGTCAGCAACGGCGAGACCGTGCCCGAGTTCGAGGACGCGGTGCTGCGCCTGCCGGTGGGCCTGGCCGAGCAGCCCATCAAGACGCGCTACGGCTTTCACGTGGTGGACGTGCTGCAGCACGTCTCCGGTGAGCAGCTCCCGTTCGAGGCGGTGGAAGCGCGTATCAAGGAGTATCTGGAGGTCGTCTCGCGGCAGCGGGCCATCAGTCAATACATCAAGCTCCTGGCGGGCGAGGCCGAGATCCGCGGCATCGACCTGGACCAGGCCGAATCCCTTCTGATCCAGTAA
- the narH gene encoding nitrate reductase subunit beta — MKVRAQIGKVLNLDKCIGCHTCSVTCKNVWTSREGMEYAWFNNVETKPGVGYPKDWENQDRWNGGWTVRNGDLQPRAGSKWRILANIFYNPDLPSIQDFYEPFNFDYQRLHNAPDSKHQPVAKPFSALTGQPMDKIEWGPNWEEILGGEFEKRSQDYNFQNIQKEIYGQFENTFMMYLPRLCEHCLNPTCVASCPSGAIYKREEDGIVLIDQDKCRGWRMCISGCPYKKIYYNWQSGKSEKCTFCFPRIEVGEPTVCSETCVGRIRYLGVILYDADRIQEAASAPSEQDLYEQQMRVFLDPHDPEVIEAAKKEGIPEQWLEAAQRSPVYKMAMDWKVAFPLHPEYRTLPMVWYVPPLSPIQSAADAGNIDNEGLIPDVGSLRIPVKYLANMLTAGDERPVIKALERMLAMRKFKRSQTVDGDPDYSVLEQVGLSEDMVEDMYQIMAIANYEDRFDIPTNSKELSHQDPYGERSGCGFSFGDGCNTASTGRTQVDIFGGRRASRREYGFPDIQVYQSGASRKPKVTEEGSS; from the coding sequence ATGAAGGTTCGCGCACAGATCGGAAAGGTCCTGAACCTGGACAAGTGCATCGGGTGTCACACCTGCTCGGTGACCTGCAAGAACGTCTGGACCTCGCGGGAGGGCATGGAGTACGCCTGGTTCAACAACGTGGAGACCAAACCCGGCGTCGGTTACCCGAAGGACTGGGAGAACCAGGACCGCTGGAACGGCGGCTGGACGGTCAGGAACGGTGATCTGCAGCCCAGGGCCGGGTCGAAGTGGCGCATCCTCGCCAACATCTTCTACAACCCGGATCTGCCATCCATCCAGGATTTCTACGAGCCCTTCAACTTCGACTACCAGCGGCTCCACAATGCCCCTGACTCCAAGCACCAGCCGGTGGCCAAGCCGTTCTCGGCGCTCACCGGGCAGCCCATGGACAAGATCGAGTGGGGCCCGAACTGGGAGGAAATCCTGGGTGGGGAGTTCGAGAAGCGCTCCCAGGACTACAACTTCCAGAACATCCAGAAGGAGATCTACGGGCAGTTCGAAAACACCTTCATGATGTATCTGCCCCGGCTGTGCGAGCACTGCCTGAACCCCACGTGCGTTGCCTCGTGCCCCTCCGGCGCGATCTACAAGCGTGAGGAGGACGGCATCGTCCTGATCGACCAGGACAAGTGCCGCGGCTGGCGCATGTGCATCTCCGGGTGCCCGTACAAGAAGATCTACTACAACTGGCAGAGCGGCAAGTCCGAGAAGTGCACCTTCTGCTTCCCGCGCATCGAAGTGGGCGAGCCCACGGTCTGCTCGGAGACCTGCGTGGGGCGCATCCGCTACCTGGGGGTGATCCTCTACGACGCCGATCGCATCCAGGAGGCCGCCTCGGCGCCGTCCGAGCAGGATCTCTACGAACAGCAGATGCGCGTGTTCCTGGACCCGCATGACCCGGAGGTCATCGAAGCGGCGAAGAAGGAAGGCATCCCGGAGCAGTGGCTTGAGGCCGCCCAGCGGTCACCGGTCTACAAGATGGCCATGGACTGGAAGGTCGCCTTCCCGCTGCACCCCGAGTACCGGACGCTGCCCATGGTGTGGTACGTGCCGCCCCTGTCGCCGATCCAGTCGGCGGCGGACGCCGGCAACATCGACAACGAAGGGCTGATTCCGGACGTGGGCTCACTGCGCATCCCGGTGAAGTACCTGGCCAACATGCTCACTGCCGGTGACGAGCGGCCGGTGATCAAGGCCTTGGAGCGGATGCTTGCAATGCGCAAGTTCAAGCGCAGTCAGACCGTGGACGGTGATCCGGATTACAGCGTGCTGGAGCAGGTTGGGCTGTCGGAAGACATGGTGGAGGACATGTACCAGATCATGGCCATCGCCAACTACGAGGATCGCTTCGACATTCCCACCAACAGCAAGGAGCTCTCCCACCAGGATCCCTACGGCGAACGCTCCGGCTGCGGCTTCAGCTTTGGTGACGGCTGCAACACTGCCAGCACGGGTCGCACCCAGGTGGACATCTTTGGCGGGCGGCGTGCCTCGCGGCGGGAGTACGGCTTCCCCGACATCCAGGTCTACCAGTCCGGCGCATCCAGGAAGCCGAAGGTGACCGAGGAGGGATCGTCATGA
- a CDS encoding Txe/YoeB family addiction module toxin translates to MTWKLVYTRQAQKDAKKLAASGLKPKAQELLALIAEDPYRKPPPFEKLVGDLAGAYSRRINIQHRLVYQVLENERVVKVLRLWSHYE, encoded by the coding sequence GTGACATGGAAGTTGGTCTACACCAGGCAAGCCCAGAAGGACGCCAAGAAGCTGGCCGCCAGTGGCCTCAAACCGAAAGCCCAGGAACTGCTGGCACTGATCGCGGAAGACCCATACCGTAAGCCGCCTCCGTTCGAGAAACTCGTTGGTGATCTTGCAGGGGCTTATTCACGCCGCATCAACATACAGCATCGCCTGGTGTACCAAGTGCTCGAAAACGAGCGGGTAGTAAAGGTTCTCCGGCTCTGGAGCCACTACGAATAA
- the glp gene encoding gephyrin-like molybdotransferase Glp: protein MTDCCSTNQPMQAPAEALERMLGAVAPSGTSETVPLNDALGRVLARDLVSRVTAPPHDNSAMDGYALRAADARALGGELPLSGVAAAGQPPVELPPGTAMRIFTGAPIPHGADTVVMQERCAEGAGQVTVPEGPTAGDHIRMAGEDLTGGAPILAGGTRLQPQHLALAATAGYGALPVRPRLRVAVLVTGDELVDPGTDIAPGQIFNSNGYALLGLLQGLGCDVRGPAIVPDDPDTTRTMLEEAADDADFIVTSGGVSVGDADFVKDAVDSLGHLDLWRISIKPGKPIAFGQVNSTPFLGLPGNPVSMFVTFCLFGRPLILKRQGVADVHPRTAPVRADFTLDKADPRTRYLRARIATEGDHQRASLYPDQGSGIMSSTTWANALLEIPPDTPVRQGAIVQAYPYYELLN from the coding sequence GTGACCGATTGCTGCAGTACCAATCAGCCCATGCAGGCGCCGGCCGAGGCGCTGGAGCGGATGCTCGGAGCCGTGGCGCCGTCCGGGACGTCGGAGACCGTTCCGCTGAACGATGCCCTCGGGCGGGTGCTTGCGCGTGATCTGGTCTCGCGGGTCACCGCACCACCTCATGACAACTCGGCCATGGACGGCTATGCCCTCCGCGCCGCCGACGCCCGGGCCCTGGGAGGCGAGCTGCCCCTGTCCGGCGTGGCCGCGGCGGGACAACCACCGGTGGAACTGCCCCCCGGCACCGCCATGCGCATCTTCACTGGTGCGCCGATTCCCCATGGTGCGGATACCGTGGTCATGCAGGAGCGCTGCGCGGAGGGGGCCGGGCAGGTGACCGTTCCGGAGGGCCCGACGGCAGGGGATCATATCCGTATGGCCGGTGAGGATCTGACCGGCGGCGCCCCCATTCTGGCCGGAGGCACGCGCCTGCAGCCCCAGCACCTGGCCCTGGCGGCCACCGCCGGTTACGGAGCGCTTCCCGTGCGGCCGCGGCTGCGTGTTGCCGTCCTCGTCACCGGCGACGAGCTGGTGGACCCTGGCACCGACATCGCCCCGGGGCAGATTTTCAACTCCAATGGCTATGCACTGCTCGGGCTGCTGCAGGGTCTGGGTTGTGACGTCCGCGGTCCCGCGATTGTCCCCGATGATCCGGACACGACGCGGACCATGCTGGAGGAGGCTGCCGATGATGCGGATTTCATCGTCACCAGTGGTGGTGTGTCCGTCGGCGATGCGGATTTCGTCAAAGACGCCGTGGATAGCCTCGGCCATCTGGATCTCTGGCGCATCAGCATCAAGCCGGGCAAGCCGATTGCGTTCGGCCAGGTGAACTCCACACCGTTCCTTGGCCTGCCGGGCAACCCGGTCTCCATGTTCGTGACCTTCTGCCTTTTCGGCCGGCCCCTGATCCTGAAACGACAGGGCGTCGCCGACGTCCATCCCCGCACCGCGCCGGTGCGGGCAGACTTCACCCTGGACAAGGCCGACCCCCGGACCCGCTACCTGCGTGCCCGCATCGCCACCGAAGGCGACCACCAGCGTGCCAGCCTGTATCCCGACCAGGGCTCCGGCATCATGAGCTCCACCACCTGGGCCAACGCTCTGTTGGAAATCCCGCCGGACACGCCCGTCCGTCAAGGCGCCATCGTTCAGGCCTACCCCTACTACGAACTCCTGAATTAG
- a CDS encoding AraC family transcriptional regulator, giving the protein MLTNNGHLHSGFAEPLLTYLKERQLHAPTLEQQLRESLTMPRLCAATFCGWLEELYRLDPVPAFGLRLGATVEPRHFGVLGYLMLSCGNLGQGLTRYRRFHSLMQTGLRSWVITDGDRLHLNWTQPVANSLRAHEYSVACFVTLYQQLIGRTAPPISASFPDPQPDERTDLYEAALGCPVYFNAPSLAVEIPARLMAMRISSSDPHLQRLLERQALAMLQEPETTQAEGTAFLDRLQAEVIKAMKDGDCSAETVAENLGYSLRSFYRRLSASGYSYRSLLADIRLRLAKYYLADPGLSPSEVALLLGYAEQSSFIRAFRIWMGITPGEYRERLAARGGQNRL; this is encoded by the coding sequence ATGCTGACGAATAACGGCCATCTGCACAGCGGCTTCGCCGAGCCACTGCTGACCTACCTCAAGGAGCGACAACTGCACGCGCCGACCCTGGAGCAGCAACTGCGTGAATCGCTCACCATGCCGCGGCTGTGCGCGGCGACCTTCTGCGGGTGGCTGGAGGAGCTGTACCGACTCGATCCGGTACCAGCCTTCGGCCTGCGCCTCGGCGCCACGGTGGAGCCCCGGCATTTTGGCGTCCTGGGTTACCTGATGCTCTCCTGCGGCAACCTGGGCCAGGGACTGACGCGCTATCGCCGCTTCCACAGCCTGATGCAGACCGGCCTGCGCTCGTGGGTGATCACCGACGGGGATCGTCTGCACCTGAACTGGACCCAGCCCGTAGCCAACAGCCTGCGCGCCCACGAATACAGCGTCGCCTGCTTTGTCACCCTCTACCAGCAGCTGATCGGCAGAACCGCGCCCCCCATCAGCGCCAGCTTCCCGGACCCGCAACCCGACGAACGCACCGACCTCTACGAGGCCGCCCTTGGCTGCCCGGTGTATTTCAACGCCCCCAGCCTGGCCGTGGAGATCCCCGCGCGGCTCATGGCCATGCGCATTTCCAGTAGCGATCCACACCTCCAGCGCCTGCTGGAGCGTCAGGCCCTGGCAATGCTGCAGGAGCCGGAGACAACCCAGGCCGAGGGCACCGCTTTTCTGGACCGGCTACAGGCGGAAGTCATTAAAGCCATGAAGGACGGCGACTGCAGCGCCGAAACAGTGGCAGAGAATCTCGGGTACTCCCTGCGCTCGTTCTACCGCCGGCTCAGCGCCAGCGGATACAGTTACCGCTCCCTGCTTGCGGACATCCGCCTGCGCCTGGCCAAGTACTACCTGGCCGACCCGGGGCTCTCACCCTCGGAGGTCGCCCTGCTCCTGGGTTACGCCGAGCAGAGCTCGTTCATTCGCGCATTCCGGATCTGGATGGGGATCACACCGGGGGAATATCGCGAACGCCTGGCGGCACGGGGTGGTCAGAACCGGCTGTAG
- a CDS encoding type II toxin-antitoxin system Phd/YefM family antitoxin gives MTGITATEARSNLYRLIDETAESHQPIVITGKRNKAVLVSEEDWAAIQETLYLLSVPGMRESIREGMDTPVEECDEELDW, from the coding sequence ATGACCGGGATCACAGCGACCGAGGCGCGTAGCAACCTTTACCGGCTGATTGACGAAACTGCCGAGTCTCACCAACCAATCGTGATCACGGGTAAACGGAACAAGGCCGTTCTGGTGTCCGAGGAAGATTGGGCGGCCATTCAGGAAACGCTCTACCTGCTCTCTGTCCCGGGTATGCGCGAGTCCATTCGTGAGGGGATGGACACCCCTGTGGAAGAATGCGATGAGGAACTGGACTGGTGA
- a CDS encoding Txe/YoeB family addiction module toxin produces the protein MKLIFSENAWEDYLYWQKTDKKILHRINKLISETKRQPFGGIGKPEPLKHSLAGYWSRRITEEDRMVYKVADGALLIAQLRYHY, from the coding sequence ATGAAGCTCATCTTCTCCGAGAATGCTTGGGAAGACTATCTGTACTGGCAGAAGACCGACAAAAAGATCCTTCACCGGATCAACAAATTGATTTCAGAAACAAAAAGACAACCATTCGGCGGCATTGGCAAACCCGAGCCTCTCAAACACAGCCTGGCCGGTTACTGGTCCCGTCGAATAACCGAAGAAGACCGCATGGTCTACAAGGTTGCCGACGGCGCTTTGCTGATCGCGCAGCTTCGGTACCACTACTGA
- the narJ gene encoding nitrate reductase molybdenum cofactor assembly chaperone — MKVLKVIALLLDYPDEMVQTYGGELIDVIGGEHRLESGTRRQLVELVRRRQEADLMDVQAEYVGLFDRSRSLSLHLFEHVHGESRDRGQAMVDLQNVYREEGLEVSANELPDYVPLFLEFCSRLPEENAKAWLEEVWHLLQLLHGRLAERDSEYQWLFKGLIELGGLETADEQLQRQLRDEERDDTPEKLDEVWAEEPVTFGPTSGGCGGATTNQGQAVPVDWSALKRNSA; from the coding sequence ATGAAGGTGCTCAAAGTCATTGCTCTGTTGCTCGACTACCCGGACGAGATGGTGCAGACGTACGGCGGCGAGCTCATCGACGTGATCGGCGGGGAGCACCGCCTGGAATCCGGCACGCGGCGCCAGCTCGTTGAGCTGGTGCGGCGTCGCCAGGAGGCCGACCTCATGGACGTCCAGGCCGAGTACGTCGGCCTGTTCGACCGTAGTCGCTCGCTCTCCCTGCACCTTTTCGAGCACGTGCACGGGGAGTCCCGCGACCGCGGGCAGGCCATGGTGGATCTGCAGAACGTCTATCGCGAGGAAGGGCTGGAAGTCAGCGCCAACGAGCTACCGGACTACGTGCCGCTGTTCCTGGAGTTCTGCTCCCGGTTGCCGGAGGAGAACGCCAAGGCCTGGCTGGAGGAGGTGTGGCACCTGCTGCAGCTGCTGCACGGGCGCCTGGCGGAGCGCGACAGCGAGTACCAGTGGCTGTTCAAGGGGCTCATCGAGCTGGGTGGCCTGGAGACGGCGGACGAGCAGCTCCAGCGCCAGCTTCGTGACGAGGAGCGGGACGACACGCCGGAGAAGCTCGACGAGGTCTGGGCCGAAGAGCCCGTGACCTTCGGGCCCACCTCCGGGGGCTGCGGCGGCGCCACGACGAACCAGGGCCAGGCCGTCCCGGTGGACTGGTCGGCACTCAAGCGCAACAGCGCCTAG
- the narI gene encoding respiratory nitrate reductase subunit gamma, which yields MYTYFHDLAFAVFPYIAGAVFLVGSLIRFEKSQYTWKSNTTQFTSGGRSFRWGINLFHIGIIFLFFGHLIGLLTPEPVYNAVGLTTGGKQLLAIVSGGIFGMITLVGVVILLHRRLTDPYVRKTSYPMDTFILVLLAAQLVTGLLTITVSTGHLDGAILSQIQAWAQALVTFQTGAAATIYDVHWIYKMHMFLGMLMFLVFPFTRLVHIWSVPYGYIWRAWQVVRMRAV from the coding sequence ATGTACACATACTTTCATGATCTGGCATTCGCGGTGTTCCCCTACATCGCCGGCGCGGTGTTCCTGGTGGGCAGCCTCATCCGCTTCGAGAAGAGCCAGTACACCTGGAAGAGCAACACCACCCAGTTCACCTCCGGGGGGCGGAGTTTCCGCTGGGGCATCAATCTCTTCCATATCGGGATCATCTTCCTCTTCTTCGGCCACCTCATCGGGCTGCTGACACCGGAGCCGGTCTATAACGCCGTGGGCCTGACCACCGGCGGCAAGCAGCTCCTGGCCATCGTCTCCGGCGGGATCTTCGGCATGATCACCCTGGTGGGCGTGGTGATCCTGTTGCACCGCCGCCTGACCGACCCCTACGTGCGCAAGACCAGCTACCCGATGGACACCTTCATCCTGGTCCTGCTCGCCGCGCAGCTGGTTACCGGGTTGCTGACCATCACGGTATCCACCGGCCATCTCGACGGGGCCATCCTGAGCCAGATCCAGGCGTGGGCACAGGCCCTGGTGACGTTCCAGACCGGCGCCGCGGCGACCATCTACGACGTGCACTGGATCTACAAGATGCACATGTTCCTGGGCATGCTCATGTTCCTGGTCTTCCCGTTCACGCGGCTGGTCCACATCTGGAGCGTCCCCTACGGCTACATCTGGCGCGCCTGGCAGGTGGTCCGCATGCGGGCGGTGTAA
- a CDS encoding ATP-binding cassette domain-containing protein, producing the protein MTIAIETRGLCKRFGDTTAVDGVDLQVRRGSVFGLLGPNGAGKTTTIRMLATLLRPSGGAAWVLGHDVAREPAQVRARVSLTGQFASVDEDLTGRENLIMVARLLGFGWRAARARAADLLDAFDLADAAGRQVRTFSGGMRRRLDIAASLVVVPELLFLDEPTTGLDPRSRNQVWDFVRAIAAEGTTVLLTTQYLEEADRLADRLAVIDQGRVIAEGTSRELKASVGGRALHVRLADPEQLEAARAVLERSLGEAVHAGGEPDMLSARVTQEERVNEALSALSAADITVREFALAQPSLDDVFFALTGHAPETESGEEAA; encoded by the coding sequence ATGACGATTGCGATCGAGACCCGGGGGCTGTGCAAGCGCTTCGGTGACACCACGGCGGTGGACGGAGTGGATCTGCAGGTCAGGCGCGGCAGTGTCTTCGGCCTGCTGGGGCCCAACGGCGCTGGCAAGACCACCACCATCCGCATGCTCGCGACGCTGCTGCGCCCCAGCGGAGGGGCTGCGTGGGTGCTGGGCCATGACGTGGCGCGGGAGCCCGCGCAGGTGCGTGCCCGGGTGAGCCTCACCGGGCAGTTCGCCTCCGTGGATGAGGACCTCACCGGCCGCGAGAACCTGATCATGGTCGCACGTCTGCTGGGTTTCGGTTGGCGAGCGGCTCGTGCTCGCGCCGCGGATCTGCTTGATGCCTTCGATCTGGCCGACGCTGCGGGACGGCAGGTGCGCACCTTCTCCGGCGGCATGCGTCGGCGCCTGGATATCGCCGCCAGCCTGGTGGTGGTGCCGGAACTTCTGTTCCTGGACGAGCCCACCACCGGCCTTGATCCGCGAAGTCGCAATCAGGTCTGGGATTTCGTGCGCGCCATCGCCGCCGAAGGCACCACCGTGCTGCTGACCACCCAGTATCTGGAGGAGGCGGATCGATTGGCCGACCGACTGGCCGTGATCGACCAGGGGCGCGTGATTGCCGAGGGGACGAGCCGTGAGCTCAAGGCTTCCGTGGGTGGTCGCGCGCTGCACGTTCGACTGGCCGATCCGGAGCAGCTGGAGGCCGCCCGGGCGGTGCTGGAGCGCAGCCTCGGGGAGGCAGTTCATGCAGGGGGCGAACCGGATATGCTGTCGGCACGGGTGACCCAGGAAGAGCGGGTGAACGAGGCACTGTCTGCGCTCTCGGCGGCGGACATCACCGTGCGCGAGTTCGCCCTGGCGCAGCCCAGCCTGGATGACGTCTTCTTCGCGCTCACCGGCCATGCGCCGGAGACGGAATCAGGGGAGGAAGCCGCATGA
- a CDS encoding ABC transporter permease, whose amino-acid sequence MSDARLHHVITGSPRPQPPGALSAVVTLGWRAMLKIKHVPFQLFDVLVFPIMMTVLFTYLFGGALAGSSADYLQFLLPGIVVQTVVFLTVYTGVGLNTDIQRGLFDRFRSLPIWQPAPIVGALLGDLARYSLAALVVVVVGLVMGFRPEGGALGVVLAVALMLLFASAVSWIWIIVGFLVRTPESVMTTSFLLLFPLTFVSNIFVDPSTMPGWLQTVVALNPVTHLTTASRGLMHGGVTAGDVIWVLAASALVTAVFAPVAMRMYYRER is encoded by the coding sequence ATGAGTGATGCCCGCCTGCACCACGTCATCACCGGTTCGCCGCGGCCCCAGCCGCCGGGCGCTCTGTCGGCCGTGGTCACCCTGGGCTGGCGCGCCATGCTCAAGATCAAGCATGTGCCGTTTCAGCTGTTCGACGTGCTGGTCTTTCCCATCATGATGACGGTGCTGTTCACCTATCTGTTCGGCGGCGCGCTGGCGGGTTCGTCCGCCGATTACCTGCAGTTCCTGCTGCCCGGCATCGTGGTGCAGACCGTTGTGTTTCTCACCGTCTACACCGGTGTGGGCCTGAATACGGATATCCAGCGTGGCCTGTTCGACCGCTTCCGCTCGTTGCCCATCTGGCAGCCGGCACCCATTGTCGGGGCATTGCTGGGGGACCTGGCCCGGTACTCGCTGGCGGCGCTGGTGGTGGTGGTCGTGGGCCTGGTGATGGGGTTCCGGCCGGAGGGTGGCGCCCTGGGCGTGGTCCTGGCCGTGGCCTTGATGCTGCTGTTCGCTTCCGCCGTGTCGTGGATCTGGATCATCGTGGGTTTCCTCGTGCGCACGCCGGAATCGGTGATGACCACCAGTTTCCTGCTGCTGTTTCCACTCACCTTCGTCAGCAACATCTTTGTTGACCCGTCGACCATGCCGGGCTGGCTGCAGACCGTGGTGGCGCTGAATCCGGTGACGCACCTGACCACGGCTTCCCGGGGTCTGATGCACGGCGGCGTGACCGCCGGCGACGTCATCTGGGTGTTAGCGGCCTCGGCTCTGGTGACGGCGGTGTTCGCCCCCGTGGCCATGCGCATGTACTATCGGGAGCGGTGA